tttatatatatcgcTGTCTACTTTTTGTTTTgctcatattaaaataatatgacTTAGTACTAGATGCATCATAGAAAGAAACAAATATAGCTATAGAATATTGTGGAATCTTTACCCTACTTAATAATCCGAGTCAAAATAATTATAGGCTTTAGCCAAATGCTTGTCTAACTCCATGGAATTGGATTTGCTCTTTTTGTGTCAAAATgttatttgaaaaaaatcaaactcgACATTGATCTTTATAACAAATGCATAGTAGCAAAACTCCAAAGTTCAAAAAACTAAGGAGCTTAATGATTTTTGTTtcgaaaataataattttgaaacaATAGTTTCAAATTTTATGAGTTgaaaaatatagtttagaaaataATGAGAAAATATTGAAAATTAAGTAGATAGTCGTGAAAATGAATTTTTAGTATTTCTAAACAAATAAGTATTTAAGTTTTTTAGTAGGGCTACATGTTTAATGTTTAAAGAACATTCAACTTCTTCAAGGAAAAGAACACAACATGAATTTTATGGCAAAATTTATTGCTGGTGTGTACCTGCCTGCTACCAAACCAAGTATATGGGAGCCATAACATGTGTACCTTTTCATTTATAATGGAGAAGCTCAAGTCAGGACCAGGCATAAATGCTGCGGCGAAAACAGCCACAGAAATTTTCTCAGGGAACCTTTCCATAGCAACAGATATGCATGCTCCACCCACGCTGTGACCCACCAGAATGACCCTCTCCTCTGGGGGTAGGGATGCCATGAAATCCATCAGTGGCTCAACGTAGTCAGAGATTGACTTAATTTCATGAATCGGCTTTGGGTGGATGCCAGAGGAGGCAAGGTCCAAAGTTGTGACTTTGTGGCCTTTTGACTTAAGTAGAGCCACCACCTTATACCAACACCATGCTCCATGACAAGATCCATGAACCAGCACAAAATGTGTTCCTTTGTTTTCCATCTCCTGATGTGTCTTTGGACTTTTATTGCTATATGCCATTCTTCATTGGGTCCAGCCTTTTATAACAAATAAATCACTCATAATATGGTCCCCGCAGATATCTTCAACTAGTACATTCCAAATAGGTGCGATAATACTTTTTAATCATGCCCATAGAGCCTGCCGACAAGTGTAAAAAACATTTATAGAAAAGAAAAGTCTTAAAGCATTCAAACAAGAATTCACAATAGTCACCTAAGATTTTTACCTCAAAAATGTCATGTTGACCACTCAAGCATCTGTTGGCAGCTTGGTATGGTGGCATTCTTagtcaaaagaaaataaaagtccATGGGACTTGGGACCATTAATAAACTATTCATGATAATCTCACACGAGATCTTGTTTTTGTTGAAACCTTAATATTAGAGGATAATACTGCTAACACTCTTGCTGCTTGCACTTCTATTTTGTTTCTTTATTCTTTTAGAGGAGCTGTTTATCTTCCTCAAGACAGAGCTCCTCAAATCTCCATAATCTACGCACACAAAAATAGTGAAAACATATATGTTAGGATTACAGTGCCTTCAGGATCCTGAATTTACCAGAACGCTAGTGAAGTTAAATACCTTTTCAAGAGAACTTTAGGATTGTAAGGAAACAAATTCTTGTTATGGAGACTTTCAACAGAAACTCTAAGTGATAGCAAACACTCTCTGGCTTTCTTGTATGGTTTTACTGCAAGGCAATATTGCTTACCACCAGATTTCGACCCTTCGGCAAATCCCTCCACACATTTATCCTCAGGTACTGAAGAATCCAAATCATGATCAGTTGAGTTGTCCCATAAAAATTTTCTTTTCTTGTAAGATAATTGATTCTCATAATGCCCATTTGCTGAGAACTGTACAAAAAAGTGCCAGGAACCGCAAATTGTGCGCAAGCACCTAAACAGAGGCCATGAAGGAAAAAGTAAGTAGCAACTAGCAAGCCAAAATAATAGTGAAATAAGTATCTACAGAAGCCACCCTATTTATTTCAGTAACTGTATCATTctatgaaaagaagaaaaaagttcATTTAAGTGACTAGACTAATGCTTAGGCTGTTTAGTTTAGAtcattatatatgatttaaaatgatgaaaataaaaaatttaagaagGAAAAGACCACAACAGGTTTTAGTGAAAACAATTTCCACTTATAAAGAAAGAATACGAGCCCAATCCAACTACAGTTCTCATGTATAACAATTTCATACAACAGTGAGGATAAAAGAAATTCAAGAAAACACACCTTAAAAGATACTCGGCGCAACTTATTCCCGTATCTTTCGAAATAAGGTAATCCAGAAGCACTTGATGATCATAGTGTAACTGAGAGATAAGATTCATAAACTcgataattataataaatatggTGACCATTTACTACAAAT
The genomic region above belongs to Humulus lupulus chromosome 1, drHumLupu1.1, whole genome shotgun sequence and contains:
- the LOC133779842 gene encoding methyl jasmonate esterase 1; the encoded protein is MAYSNKSPKTHQEMENKGTHFVLVHGSCHGAWCWYKVVALLKSKGHKVTTLDLASSGIHPKPIHEIKSISDYVEPLMDFMASLPPEERVILVGHSVGGACISVAMERFPEKISVAVFAAAFMPGPDLSFSIINEKKLNVL